From the Kitasatospora viridis genome, one window contains:
- a CDS encoding FHA domain-containing protein, whose product MPICPSGHESQSEDYCDYCGLAMRPAAAVGAPGPFGAPVPPPPAGPPAQGGYPGAAGALPGCPICRTPKTGRYCEECGYDFELSTSHGMQVLGANQYQQQQPQQHQPQPGYGYPPAPPQQPAHPPVQQQPGYGYPPPGPAYPGQPDPNYPGQPEPSYPGQPEPSYLGQPDPGYPQADPYGTAPGYPPPVEPAAPPVAPQQPPAPSIEQFGTSFHLAPPSQQMPQAEPVRSTWMAVISADRDYFTDMMARSGPEASGLFFPPYCPERRIPITGRGQLRIGRRSQHRGTVPEIDLSVPPEDPGASHQHALLAEQPDGSWVLVDQDSTNGTTMNGGSEPIAPHTAIALNDGDRIHIGAWTTITLHRA is encoded by the coding sequence ATGCCGATCTGCCCTAGTGGCCACGAGTCGCAGTCGGAGGACTACTGCGACTACTGCGGCCTGGCCATGCGCCCGGCCGCCGCCGTGGGGGCTCCTGGGCCGTTCGGCGCTCCGGTGCCCCCGCCGCCCGCCGGCCCGCCGGCGCAGGGCGGCTACCCCGGGGCCGCCGGCGCCCTGCCCGGCTGCCCGATCTGCCGCACCCCCAAGACCGGGCGGTACTGCGAGGAGTGCGGGTACGACTTCGAACTCTCCACCTCGCACGGCATGCAGGTGCTCGGCGCCAACCAGTACCAGCAGCAGCAACCCCAGCAGCACCAGCCGCAGCCCGGCTACGGCTACCCGCCGGCCCCGCCGCAGCAGCCGGCCCACCCGCCGGTGCAGCAGCAGCCGGGCTACGGCTACCCGCCGCCCGGCCCGGCCTACCCGGGCCAGCCCGACCCCAACTACCCCGGACAGCCGGAGCCGTCGTACCCGGGCCAGCCCGAGCCGTCCTACCTGGGACAGCCGGACCCCGGCTACCCGCAGGCCGACCCGTACGGCACCGCCCCCGGCTACCCGCCGCCGGTCGAGCCCGCCGCGCCGCCGGTCGCCCCGCAGCAGCCGCCCGCGCCGAGCATCGAGCAGTTCGGCACCTCGTTCCACCTCGCCCCGCCGTCCCAGCAGATGCCGCAGGCCGAACCGGTGCGCTCCACCTGGATGGCCGTGATCAGCGCGGACCGGGACTACTTCACCGACATGATGGCGCGCAGCGGCCCGGAGGCCTCCGGGCTGTTCTTCCCGCCGTACTGCCCGGAGCGCCGGATCCCGATCACCGGGCGCGGCCAGCTGCGGATCGGCCGGCGCAGCCAGCACCGCGGCACCGTGCCGGAGATCGACCTCTCGGTGCCGCCGGAGGACCCGGGTGCCTCGCACCAGCACGCGCTGCTGGCCGAGCAGCCGGACGGCAGCTGGGTGCTGGTGGACCAGGACTCCACCAACGGCACCACGATGAACGGCGGTTCGGAGCCGATCGCCCCGCACACCGCGATCGCGCTGAACGACGGCGACCGGATCCACATCGGCGCCTGGACCACCATCACGCTGCACCGCGCCTGA
- a CDS encoding ABC transporter ATP-binding protein, producing MTTAIAADGIRKRYGDVQAVDGVSLTVEAGEFFGLLGPNGAGKTTTLEILEGIREADAGRVELLGLPPWPRNPALLPRIGVQFQASAFFDRLTARETIRTFASFYGTAARRADDWLERVGLTGSADVRTDRMSGGQAQRLSIACALVHEPELVFLDEPTTGLDPQARRNLWDLLRDINAEGRTVLLTTHYLDEAEVLCDRVAVMDHGRVLRAGPPAALVRELDDTVRVSVDSGLLDPESARELFAAAGAEVAAVQDDGVLLSVATRDPAPVLAVLAERQALRGLEVRGPTLEDVFLHLTGREYRA from the coding sequence ATGACGACAGCGATAGCCGCGGACGGGATCCGGAAGCGGTACGGCGACGTCCAGGCCGTCGACGGGGTCTCACTGACCGTCGAGGCCGGGGAGTTCTTCGGCCTGCTCGGCCCGAACGGGGCGGGCAAGACCACCACCCTGGAGATCCTGGAGGGCATCCGGGAGGCCGACGCCGGACGGGTCGAGCTGCTCGGGCTGCCGCCCTGGCCGCGCAACCCCGCGCTGCTGCCCCGGATCGGCGTGCAGTTCCAGGCCTCCGCCTTCTTCGACCGGCTGACCGCCCGGGAGACCATCCGCACCTTCGCCTCGTTCTACGGCACCGCCGCCCGGCGGGCCGACGACTGGCTGGAGCGGGTCGGCCTGACCGGGTCGGCCGACGTGCGCACCGACCGGATGTCCGGCGGCCAGGCGCAGCGGCTCTCGATCGCCTGCGCCCTGGTGCACGAACCCGAGCTGGTCTTCCTGGACGAGCCCACCACCGGCCTGGACCCGCAGGCCCGGCGCAACCTGTGGGACCTGCTGCGCGACATCAACGCCGAGGGCCGCACCGTGCTGCTGACCACGCACTACCTGGACGAGGCCGAGGTGCTCTGCGACCGGGTCGCGGTGATGGACCACGGCCGGGTGCTGCGCGCCGGACCGCCGGCCGCGCTGGTGCGCGAGCTGGACGACACGGTGCGGGTGAGCGTCGACTCCGGCCTGCTCGACCCCGAGTCCGCGCGCGAGCTGTTCGCGGCGGCCGGCGCCGAGGTCGCCGCGGTGCAGGACGACGGGGTGCTGCTCAGCGTGGCCACCCGCGATCCCGCCCCGGTGCTGGCGGTGCTCGCCGAACGGCAGGCGCTGCGCGGCCTGGAGGTGCGCGGGCCGACCCTGGAGGACGTCTTCCTGCACCTGACCGGACGGGAGTACCGGGCATGA
- a CDS encoding ABC transporter permease — MNRNRFGAFAALSRVMLVAFLRDRAAVFFVLLMPLMFLVLFGFLFKGATSAHVKVAQVGPVAVLDSVPPDARAQLDRVLTVHQEPDEATALAKVRKGDYDALVEQGPGGQVVVRYSVADLVTAGTVQAVVQSLVQQADQQVYQQETGRGPAYTLTTGQVEDRSLKPIQYLTPGLLGWAVATGAIFGASLSLVSWRKKRLLRRLRLAPVSIGAIVGSRVLVTTVVALAQTAIFLAVATTPVFGLRLTGHWWLVLPLVVCATWAFMSIGLVTGAVSKTEEAANGINQLIILPMSFLSGAFVPLDNTPHWIQQLSHVFPLHYLVTSAQQVLSRGGGLGAVLPTMAGLLAFTAVMSALAWRLFDWNEA; from the coding sequence ATGAACCGGAACCGGTTCGGGGCCTTCGCCGCCCTCTCGCGGGTGATGCTGGTGGCCTTCCTGCGCGACCGCGCGGCGGTCTTCTTCGTGCTGCTGATGCCGCTGATGTTCCTGGTGCTGTTCGGCTTCCTGTTCAAGGGGGCCACCTCGGCGCACGTCAAGGTGGCCCAGGTCGGGCCGGTGGCGGTGCTGGACTCGGTGCCGCCGGACGCCCGGGCCCAGCTGGACCGGGTGCTGACGGTGCACCAGGAGCCGGACGAGGCGACCGCGCTGGCCAAGGTCCGCAAGGGCGACTACGACGCGCTGGTCGAGCAGGGGCCGGGCGGGCAGGTGGTGGTCCGGTACAGCGTGGCCGACCTGGTCACCGCGGGCACCGTGCAGGCCGTGGTGCAGTCCCTGGTGCAGCAGGCCGACCAGCAGGTCTACCAGCAGGAGACCGGCCGCGGCCCGGCCTACACGCTGACCACCGGTCAGGTGGAGGACCGGTCGCTCAAGCCGATCCAGTACCTGACGCCGGGTCTGCTGGGCTGGGCCGTCGCCACCGGGGCGATCTTCGGCGCCTCGCTCAGCCTGGTCTCCTGGCGCAAGAAGCGGCTGCTGCGGCGGCTGCGGCTGGCCCCGGTGAGCATCGGGGCGATCGTCGGCTCCCGGGTGCTGGTCACCACGGTGGTGGCGCTGGCCCAGACGGCGATCTTCCTGGCGGTGGCGACCACGCCGGTGTTCGGGCTGCGGCTGACCGGGCACTGGTGGCTGGTGCTGCCGCTGGTGGTCTGCGCGACCTGGGCGTTCATGTCGATCGGGCTGGTCACCGGCGCGGTCTCGAAGACCGAGGAGGCGGCCAACGGGATCAACCAGCTGATCATCCTGCCGATGTCCTTCCTCTCCGGGGCGTTCGTGCCGCTGGACAACACCCCGCACTGGATCCAGCAGCTCTCGCACGTCTTCCCGCTGCACTACCTGGTCACCTCGGCCCAGCAGGTGCTCAGCCGGGGCGGCGGGTTGGGCGCGGTGCTGCCGACCATGGCCGGGCTGCTGGCCTTCACCGCGGTGATGTCGGCGCTGGCCTGGCGGCTCTTCGACTGGAACGAGGCGTAG
- a CDS encoding globin produces the protein MTEIGRDGASFFEAVGGEPTFRRLVHRFYQGVAEDELLRPMYPEQDLGPAEERLALFLMQYWGGPRTYSDHRGHPRLRMRHVPFKVDKAAHDAWLRHMRDAVDELGLAPEAERQLWDYLTYAAASMINSD, from the coding sequence GTGACTGAGATCGGGCGTGACGGGGCGAGCTTCTTCGAGGCGGTGGGCGGTGAGCCGACCTTCCGGCGGCTGGTGCACCGGTTCTACCAGGGGGTGGCCGAGGACGAGCTGCTCCGCCCGATGTACCCGGAGCAGGACCTCGGTCCGGCCGAGGAGCGGCTCGCGCTCTTCCTGATGCAGTACTGGGGCGGTCCGCGCACCTACAGCGACCACCGCGGGCACCCGCGGCTGCGGATGCGGCACGTGCCGTTCAAGGTCGACAAGGCCGCGCACGACGCCTGGCTGCGGCACATGCGGGACGCGGTGGACGAGCTCGGGCTGGCGCCGGAGGCCGAGCGGCAGCTGTGGGACTACCTGACCTACGCCGCCGCCTCGATGATCAATTCCGACTGA
- a CDS encoding FtsX-like permease family protein — MGGFVLRRLRSRLALAGAAMLTILLTAAVLATLIAFDNAVGVAGERRALAGQDRARAAVLATTDGDLSIRGKAEQQVRQLAAKVFGDLPTTIRMAARGHALALPQQAAAANGKQTDPDLTMLDSLDPARVSLSAGRLPRATAPGAPIEVAAPDAAIGRLGLKPTALPVSLQLVDRFDSSTHQVLVTGTYHPTDITDPYWQIDPLGGRGVQVSGFTTYGPLLAPDNVFTDSSAVQQTVNWLITADFSHASLADLDAVHGRIDPQLGAFQNATGWSTTSQLPTVLDELHNDLLAARSTLVIGALQLAVLAIAALVLVTRLLSERQSTENALLTARGAAWYRIAGITALEAGVLALPGALFAPLLVPALLGLLGRTGALARVHVPLGSGLNPTAWLVSVATSLVAVLIVLAPTVLRAGGSVIQVRAGRRQAMVSGLTRSGGDLVLLVLAVLAYLQLRQYGSGTTGGALSTDSSGHLGLDPVLVVAPTLALCAGTVLALRLLPVAARFGERWAVRGAGLPTALAGWQFARRPRRNTGPVLLMVLAVSMGILALGQSASLSASQRDQADFSSVGGLRITQLALPSVGQAGLLASLPGGDQVIPVSRQALPLASGKTGQLLALDADKAAQSVRLRSDLSGGRGPAQYFGPITRPAGSDGLDLPGQPLKLTLDLSVSTTSTGAPIAVQPDPWMLQAPWPTPPTPPTLILSLHDRVGNAFTSVLSDLPLNGDATVDADFSTQSAYPAGRPSFPLTLTSAQLNFAEGSHGDEKQQVTVHRITSVAADGSTATTAGLPNSVNWQAPDVTTASDSATFNSLAEETGPAVPPVNPTVDTKDRQDVLRVGYYNGLGAGTNSAVFPLQGPAGPAPTIINALVTKGLLTELGAKVGQTAPLEVSNTQLKLMIVGVVPAVPTVAATGGDDDLTMLVDLPTLSRAVSGLGGAPPGTNEWWLPSRSPGDPAPGKLAAALRASVVPSQLQLDDELVDGLRLDPLAAAPQAWLLGLTVTAAVLAAIGFAAAAIGAAAERATEFAVLRALGTPARQLARTAAAEQGILIALGLGLGTVLGALLTQLVVPLTVLTPTAQRPMPPALVVLPTGQVLLLLVAVAALPALLTLYRVLRPARAGETTTRLRHSEEM; from the coding sequence ATGGGCGGCTTCGTCCTGCGCAGACTGCGCAGCAGACTCGCACTGGCCGGCGCGGCGATGCTCACCATCCTGCTGACCGCCGCGGTGCTGGCCACGCTCATCGCGTTCGACAACGCGGTCGGCGTGGCCGGCGAACGGCGCGCGCTGGCGGGCCAGGACCGCGCCCGGGCGGCCGTCCTGGCCACCACCGACGGCGACTTGAGCATCCGCGGCAAGGCCGAGCAGCAGGTCCGGCAACTCGCCGCCAAGGTGTTCGGCGATCTGCCGACCACGATCCGGATGGCGGCCCGCGGCCACGCACTCGCGCTGCCCCAGCAGGCGGCCGCCGCGAACGGCAAGCAGACCGACCCGGACCTGACCATGCTGGACTCGCTCGACCCGGCCCGGGTCAGCCTGAGCGCCGGCCGGCTGCCGCGGGCCACCGCCCCCGGCGCACCGATCGAGGTCGCCGCGCCGGACGCGGCGATCGGCCGGCTCGGCCTGAAGCCCACCGCGCTGCCGGTGTCCCTGCAGCTGGTCGACCGCTTCGACTCCTCGACGCACCAGGTGCTGGTCACCGGCACCTACCACCCGACCGACATCACCGACCCGTATTGGCAGATCGACCCGCTGGGCGGGCGCGGCGTGCAGGTCAGCGGCTTCACCACCTACGGCCCGCTGCTCGCCCCGGACAACGTCTTCACCGACTCCTCCGCCGTCCAGCAGACCGTCAACTGGCTGATCACCGCCGACTTCAGCCACGCCTCGCTCGCCGACCTGGACGCCGTGCACGGCCGGATCGACCCGCAGCTGGGCGCCTTCCAGAACGCCACCGGCTGGAGCACCACCAGCCAACTGCCCACCGTCCTGGACGAACTGCACAACGACCTGCTGGCCGCCCGGTCCACCCTGGTGATCGGCGCGCTCCAGCTCGCGGTGCTGGCGATCGCCGCGCTGGTGCTGGTCACCCGGCTGCTGAGCGAGCGTCAGTCCACCGAGAACGCGCTGCTCACCGCACGCGGCGCGGCCTGGTACCGGATCGCCGGGATCACCGCGCTGGAGGCCGGGGTGCTCGCACTGCCCGGCGCCCTGTTCGCCCCGCTGCTCGTGCCCGCCCTGCTCGGACTGCTCGGCCGCACCGGCGCGCTGGCCCGGGTGCACGTGCCGCTGGGCAGCGGCCTGAACCCGACCGCCTGGCTGGTCTCGGTGGCCACCTCGCTGGTCGCCGTGCTGATCGTGCTGGCGCCGACCGTGCTGCGGGCCGGCGGCTCGGTGATCCAGGTGCGCGCCGGCCGGCGGCAGGCGATGGTCTCCGGGCTCACCCGCTCCGGCGGCGACCTGGTGCTGCTGGTGCTGGCCGTGCTCGCCTACCTGCAGCTGCGCCAGTACGGCTCCGGAACCACCGGCGGCGCGCTCTCCACCGACTCCTCCGGGCACCTCGGCCTGGACCCGGTGCTGGTGGTCGCCCCCACCCTGGCGCTCTGCGCCGGCACCGTGCTGGCGCTGCGGCTGCTGCCGGTGGCGGCCAGGTTCGGTGAGCGCTGGGCGGTGCGCGGCGCGGGGCTTCCCACCGCGCTGGCCGGCTGGCAGTTCGCCCGCCGGCCGCGCCGCAACACCGGGCCGGTGCTGCTGATGGTGCTCGCCGTCTCGATGGGCATCCTGGCGCTCGGCCAGTCCGCCTCGCTCAGCGCCTCGCAGCGCGACCAAGCCGACTTCAGCAGCGTCGGCGGACTGCGGATCACCCAGCTCGCGCTGCCCTCGGTCGGGCAGGCCGGGCTGCTCGCCAGCCTGCCGGGCGGCGACCAGGTGATCCCGGTCTCCCGCCAGGCACTGCCGCTGGCGAGCGGGAAGACCGGCCAACTGCTGGCGCTGGACGCCGACAAGGCGGCCCAGTCGGTCAGGCTCCGCAGCGACCTGAGCGGCGGGCGCGGCCCGGCCCAGTACTTCGGGCCGATCACCCGCCCCGCCGGCAGCGACGGCCTCGACCTGCCCGGCCAGCCGCTGAAGCTCACGCTCGACCTCTCCGTCAGCACCACCAGCACCGGGGCGCCGATCGCCGTCCAGCCCGACCCGTGGATGCTGCAAGCGCCCTGGCCCACTCCGCCGACTCCGCCGACCCTGATCCTCAGCCTGCACGACCGGGTCGGCAACGCGTTCACCTCCGTGCTGTCCGACCTGCCGCTGAACGGCGACGCCACCGTCGACGCCGACTTCTCCACCCAGTCCGCCTACCCGGCCGGCCGGCCCTCCTTCCCGCTGACCCTGACCTCGGCCCAGCTCAACTTCGCCGAGGGCTCCCACGGCGACGAGAAGCAGCAGGTGACGGTGCACCGGATCACCTCGGTGGCCGCCGACGGCTCGACCGCCACCACGGCGGGCCTGCCGAACTCGGTGAACTGGCAGGCCCCCGACGTCACCACGGCAAGCGACTCGGCGACGTTCAACAGCTTGGCGGAGGAGACCGGGCCCGCCGTGCCGCCGGTGAACCCCACCGTGGACACCAAGGACCGGCAGGACGTGCTCCGGGTCGGCTACTACAACGGCCTGGGCGCCGGCACGAACAGTGCCGTGTTCCCGCTCCAGGGCCCCGCCGGGCCGGCGCCCACCATCATCAACGCCCTGGTCACCAAGGGCCTGCTGACCGAGCTCGGCGCCAAGGTCGGCCAGACCGCGCCGCTGGAGGTCAGCAACACCCAACTCAAGCTCATGATCGTCGGTGTGGTCCCGGCCGTGCCCACCGTGGCCGCCACCGGCGGCGACGACGACCTCACCATGCTGGTCGACCTGCCCACGCTCAGCCGGGCGGTCAGCGGGCTCGGCGGCGCGCCACCGGGCACCAACGAATGGTGGCTGCCCAGCCGGAGCCCCGGTGACCCGGCGCCCGGCAAGCTGGCCGCCGCCCTGCGCGCCAGCGTGGTGCCCTCCCAGCTCCAGCTGGACGACGAACTGGTCGACGGGCTGCGGCTGGACCCGCTGGCCGCCGCCCCGCAGGCCTGGCTGCTCGGGCTCACCGTGACCGCCGCGGTGCTGGCCGCGATCGGGTTCGCCGCCGCCGCGATCGGCGCCGCCGCCGAACGGGCCACCGAGTTCGCGGTGCTCCGGGCGCTCGGCACCCCGGCCCGGCAGCTGGCCCGCACGGCCGCCGCCGAACAGGGCATCCTGATCGCGCTCGGCCTGGGCCTGGGCACCGTGCTCGGCGCGCTGCTGACCCAACTGGTGGTACCGCTCACCGTGTTGACACCCACCGCGCAGCGGCCGATGCCGCCGGCGCTGGTGGTGCTGCCGACCGGTCAGGTGCTGCTGCTGCTCGTCGCCGTCGCCGCCCTGCCCGCGCTGCTCACCCTCTACCGGGTGCTGCGGCCCGCCCGGGCCGGGGAGACCACCACCCGCCTGCGCCACTCGGAGGAGATGTGA
- a CDS encoding FtsX-like permease family protein produces MSSDREAAEPRASRPPRTRRSRAVAPWVRTRLRTSRAGALLLAVLVLATAFLAAALPRTLDRNADLALQRTLSDAPPANRSLQAVEGDGSVPGVDSDPSVFNTASADDIATAIEHLLTTPLAPSLKEESYGGTTFKAVALKDPWIPLAGEQHPTMIKLVWVAGQEQHYKMVQGRAPVHTPGSTDWEVALSTSDAAQLDIKLDSVLHTAGATLKVVGLFQVDDPNSALWSGAPCVATACLDFDQQTPPDRFWQVSALIPGAAVPDLPSFASAQMFWQVPVVPNHLHYTEVGAAQQLLNSILNGQQAANLSQQTAVDELQITSELPKLLIQAKQNQQATGPMNAIGPLGAGAIALVVLLLAADLAVDRRRAELLLLRARGGSVGGIAGRLLGETAVLVVPAAAIGTALAILLLPTPRWQAAVQAGAAAALVALVPFPVRAVLLLRGSNPVRRRPAERRPRGRFNPARLVGDQRRLVLELAALALALGAVVAVRRRGVGSTSSFDPLLSSAPLLLALAGAVLLARLFPVLLAPLVRAVRRRPGAIGFLGLARATRTTGDADAARGQGRRAPTVLPLLALLLAVTTAGFGVTVISSTTTARQLAIRQQVGGDARVVGNDQTTLPPGFVAAADKLPGVRAGTAMVVDDNATLGAADGSAASGSFLLIVDPAGYAALAARVGYGQIDPALLDAPTAPGAPVPAILTMNMGSTAASAEQAVQLPTVYGNLHYRVVGTTNGSPILPLGGSRIVMIVSAAAVERQLPGTKPLIDAPNGWFGIGDGISGNAIRKLLTGATAPGGSTAGAAPGATADPAAMPVGSSVDDYFTISTVPDLAAKLGSRPQEHAAEQLFWSAVAASAAFSLLSLLLTLLRAAPERAALLARLRTMGLRPGQGLALILVEALPQALAAAAAGAGLACLAAPLLGPGVNLSAIVGLTVPDGLRIAAAQVWWLAAGLAGLCALVVVAETVVAGRRQINTELRAGDQQ; encoded by the coding sequence GTGAGCAGCGACCGCGAGGCAGCCGAACCCCGGGCTTCCCGGCCCCCGCGCACCCGCCGGTCCCGGGCGGTGGCGCCCTGGGTGCGCACCCGGCTGCGGACCAGCCGGGCCGGCGCCCTGCTGCTGGCCGTGCTGGTGCTCGCCACCGCCTTCCTGGCCGCTGCGCTCCCCCGGACCCTGGACCGCAACGCCGACCTGGCGCTGCAACGCACGCTCAGCGACGCCCCGCCGGCCAACCGCTCGCTCCAGGCGGTCGAGGGCGACGGCTCGGTGCCGGGCGTCGACTCCGACCCCTCGGTGTTCAACACCGCCTCCGCGGACGACATCGCGACCGCGATCGAGCACCTGCTCACCACACCGCTGGCCCCCTCGCTGAAGGAGGAGTCCTACGGCGGCACCACGTTCAAGGCCGTGGCGCTGAAGGACCCGTGGATACCGCTGGCCGGCGAGCAGCACCCCACGATGATCAAGCTGGTCTGGGTGGCGGGACAGGAGCAGCACTACAAGATGGTCCAGGGCCGGGCCCCGGTCCACACGCCCGGCAGCACCGACTGGGAGGTGGCGCTCTCCACCTCCGACGCCGCCCAGCTGGACATCAAGCTCGACAGCGTGCTGCACACCGCCGGGGCGACGCTCAAGGTGGTCGGCCTCTTCCAGGTCGACGACCCGAACTCGGCGCTGTGGTCCGGTGCCCCGTGCGTCGCCACCGCCTGCCTCGACTTCGACCAGCAGACCCCGCCGGACCGCTTCTGGCAGGTCTCCGCCCTGATCCCGGGCGCGGCCGTGCCGGACCTGCCCAGCTTCGCCTCCGCTCAGATGTTCTGGCAGGTCCCGGTAGTGCCGAACCACCTGCACTACACCGAGGTCGGTGCCGCCCAGCAGCTGCTCAACTCGATCCTGAACGGCCAGCAGGCCGCCAACCTCTCCCAGCAGACCGCGGTCGACGAGCTGCAGATCACCTCCGAGCTGCCCAAGCTGCTGATCCAGGCCAAGCAGAACCAGCAGGCCACCGGGCCGATGAACGCCATCGGGCCGCTCGGCGCCGGTGCGATCGCCCTGGTGGTGCTGCTGCTGGCGGCCGACCTCGCGGTCGACCGGCGGCGCGCCGAACTGCTGCTGCTGCGGGCCCGCGGCGGCTCGGTGGGCGGGATCGCCGGACGGCTGCTCGGCGAGACCGCGGTCCTGGTCGTGCCCGCCGCCGCGATCGGCACCGCACTGGCGATCCTGCTGCTGCCCACGCCGCGCTGGCAGGCGGCGGTGCAGGCCGGCGCGGCCGCGGCCCTGGTCGCGCTGGTGCCGTTCCCGGTGCGCGCCGTGCTGCTGCTGCGCGGGTCGAACCCGGTGCGCCGCCGGCCCGCCGAGCGGCGACCGCGCGGCCGGTTCAACCCGGCCCGGCTGGTCGGCGACCAGCGCCGCCTGGTGCTCGAACTCGCCGCGCTGGCCCTGGCCCTGGGCGCGGTGGTGGCGGTGCGCCGGCGCGGGGTCGGCTCGACCAGCTCCTTCGACCCGCTGCTGAGCTCCGCGCCGCTGCTGCTCGCGCTGGCCGGCGCGGTGCTGCTGGCCCGGCTGTTCCCGGTGCTGCTGGCGCCGCTGGTGCGCGCGGTGCGGCGCCGGCCGGGGGCGATCGGCTTCCTGGGCCTGGCCCGGGCCACCCGGACCACCGGCGACGCGGACGCCGCGCGCGGGCAGGGGCGGCGCGCGCCGACCGTGCTGCCGCTGCTCGCCCTGCTGCTCGCCGTCACCACGGCCGGCTTCGGGGTGACCGTGATCAGCTCCACCACCACGGCCCGTCAGCTGGCGATCCGTCAGCAGGTGGGCGGCGACGCCCGGGTGGTCGGCAATGACCAGACCACCCTGCCACCGGGCTTCGTCGCCGCGGCCGACAAGCTGCCCGGGGTCCGGGCCGGCACCGCCATGGTGGTCGACGACAACGCCACGCTCGGCGCTGCCGACGGCTCGGCGGCCAGCGGGTCCTTCCTGCTGATCGTCGACCCGGCGGGCTACGCCGCACTGGCCGCCCGGGTGGGCTACGGCCAGATCGACCCCGCCCTGCTCGACGCCCCGACGGCGCCGGGCGCCCCGGTGCCCGCCATCCTCACCATGAACATGGGCTCCACCGCGGCCAGCGCCGAGCAGGCCGTCCAACTGCCCACCGTCTACGGCAACCTGCACTACCGGGTGGTCGGCACGACGAACGGCTCGCCGATCCTGCCGCTCGGCGGCAGCCGCATCGTGATGATCGTCTCGGCCGCCGCGGTGGAACGCCAACTGCCCGGCACCAAGCCGCTGATCGACGCGCCCAACGGCTGGTTCGGGATCGGCGACGGGATCAGCGGCAACGCCATCCGCAAGCTGCTCACCGGCGCGACGGCGCCCGGCGGCAGCACCGCCGGCGCGGCGCCCGGCGCGACGGCCGACCCCGCCGCGATGCCCGTGGGCTCCTCGGTGGACGACTACTTCACCATCTCCACCGTGCCGGACCTGGCCGCCAAGCTGGGCTCCCGCCCGCAGGAGCACGCCGCCGAGCAACTCTTCTGGAGCGCCGTGGCCGCCTCCGCCGCGTTCAGCCTGCTCTCGCTGCTGCTGACCCTGCTGCGGGCCGCGCCGGAACGGGCCGCGCTGCTGGCCCGGTTGCGCACCATGGGCCTGCGGCCCGGACAGGGCCTGGCCCTGATCCTGGTCGAGGCCCTCCCCCAGGCCCTCGCGGCCGCGGCCGCGGGAGCCGGGCTGGCCTGCCTCGCCGCGCCGCTGCTCGGCCCGGGGGTCAACCTGTCCGCGATCGTCGGCCTCACCGTGCCCGACGGACTGCGGATCGCCGCCGCCCAGGTGTGGTGGCTGGCCGCCGGACTGGCCGGGCTCTGCGCCCTGGTGGTCGTGGCGGAGACGGTGGTGGCCGGACGGCGTCAGATCAATACCGAGTTGAGAGCGGGTGACCAGCAGTGA
- a CDS encoding ABC transporter ATP-binding protein, which yields MRREDVGLDELRRRAEAKRDKAVYGQDSVIACDQVVRIFTADRVEVQALQGLDLLVRKGDLIALVGASGSGKSTLLNILAGLDTPTAGTATVAGCDLLGMNAKERLRYRREVVGFVWQQTARNLMPFLTAAQNVTLPMQLSGERWSAGRAARRSARAHELLDALGIDHLAGRRPAQLSGGEQQRVAIAVAMANNPSVVLADEPTGELDSETASSIFDAFRTVNRELGATVVIVTHDPMVAGEVRRTVAIRDGRTSSEVLRETLTDEHGRESTTEREYVMLDRTGRVQLPREFLAALGMEHRVAVDLAEDHIALRADDRGGDGS from the coding sequence GTGCGCCGGGAGGACGTCGGCCTGGACGAGCTGCGCCGCCGGGCCGAGGCGAAGCGCGACAAGGCCGTCTACGGCCAGGACTCGGTGATCGCCTGCGACCAGGTGGTGCGGATCTTCACCGCCGACCGGGTCGAGGTGCAGGCGCTGCAGGGGCTCGACCTGCTGGTCCGCAAGGGCGACCTGATCGCCCTGGTCGGTGCCTCGGGCAGCGGCAAGTCCACCCTGCTCAACATCCTGGCCGGACTGGACACCCCGACCGCCGGCACGGCCACCGTGGCCGGCTGCGACCTGCTCGGCATGAACGCCAAGGAGCGCCTGCGCTACCGGCGCGAGGTGGTCGGCTTCGTCTGGCAGCAGACCGCGCGCAACCTGATGCCGTTCCTGACCGCCGCGCAGAACGTCACGCTGCCGATGCAGTTGAGCGGCGAGCGCTGGTCGGCCGGGCGGGCCGCGCGCCGCTCCGCCCGCGCGCACGAGCTGCTGGACGCGCTGGGCATCGACCACCTGGCCGGCCGACGGCCCGCCCAGCTCTCCGGCGGTGAGCAGCAGCGGGTGGCGATCGCGGTCGCGATGGCGAACAACCCCTCGGTGGTGCTGGCCGACGAGCCCACCGGCGAGCTGGACTCGGAGACCGCGAGCTCGATCTTCGACGCCTTCCGCACCGTCAACCGGGAGCTCGGCGCGACCGTGGTGATCGTGACCCACGACCCGATGGTGGCCGGCGAGGTGCGCCGCACCGTCGCCATCCGGGACGGCCGGACCAGCTCCGAGGTGCTCCGCGAGACCCTCACCGACGAGCACGGCCGGGAGTCCACCACCGAGCGCGAGTACGTGATGCTGGACCGCACCGGCCGGGTGCAGCTGCCCCGGGAGTTCCTGGCCGCGCTGGGCATGGAGCACCGGGTCGCGGTGGACCTGGCGGAGGACCACATCGCGCTCCGGGCGGACGACCGCGGCGGCGACGGGTCCTGA